From Methanoculleus oceani, a single genomic window includes:
- a CDS encoding transcriptional regulator — protein MTEPPSCDIMRCDTLARRLLPQMRAEMVYRLVNDRGISQSEASKRLGISRAAISQYLSRKRGFVRQDLPGDLEVVIERWVSAVASGEGTITICDVCRSAGRR, from the coding sequence ATGACCGAGCCTCCTTCCTGCGATATCATGCGCTGCGATACCCTCGCGCGGAGGCTCCTTCCGCAGATGCGCGCCGAGATGGTCTACCGGCTGGTGAATGACCGGGGAATCAGCCAGAGCGAGGCCTCAAAGCGCCTCGGGATCAGCAGGGCTGCGATCTCACAGTACCTGAGCCGGAAACGCGGGTTTGTCCGGCAGGATCTCCCCGGCGATCTCGAGGTGGTCATCGAGCGGTGGGTCTCCGCCGTTGCCTCGGGTGAAGGAACGATCACCATCTGCGACGTCTGCCGATCCGCCGGGAGACGGTGA
- a CDS encoding winged helix-turn-helix domain-containing protein, whose protein sequence is MDYVSLPPSSRKILLLLEDGGALTHKELVRLSSLAPRTVRYALKRLKDNDMIVEKFNFRDARQILYEYKESQMVSAQ, encoded by the coding sequence ATGGATTATGTGAGCCTCCCCCCGTCCTCCCGGAAGATCCTCCTGCTTCTTGAGGACGGGGGTGCCCTGACCCACAAGGAGCTCGTCCGGCTCAGCAGCCTGGCCCCCCGCACCGTCCGCTATGCTTTAAAGAGACTCAAGGACAACGATATGATCGTGGAGAAGTTCAACTTCAGGGACGCCCGGCAGATCCTCTACGAGTACAAAGAGTCCCAGATGGTGTCTGCGCAATGA
- the codB gene encoding cytosine permease, whose amino-acid sequence MPVVPDRSTAGQALRGRKPGRNFTRQQRYSTIERTAVIRAKRAGDAAGRSGTEDYPLSAVPGEARQGFWPITLVLLGFTFFSATMWGGARIGVAFRFWPDLVGIILCGSAILALYVAGLGYIGYKSGFSTVLSARFAFGDAGSRWSDALLGLTQIGWYAWGTATVTIVLIHLLDLDARIQAPLMIVFGLVFCLTAYIGCRGIAVLSWVSVPAMLLLIAASASVALQDAGNGAGLLPPGTAGALTVAEALTIVVGTFVSGGTQVANWTRFSGSARTAAGSVLLAFFFGNGLMIAVGAVGAAVYGLSDIVEVLAVQGLLSAGILMLFLNIWTTQDNTIYNFSVAGCHFFRTEQRRLVTFAGAAAGTLFALLGMYDWLIPYMVLLGVLIPPLGGVIMADFFVRHRGRYPELAKATVPRFNRRGLAAYAAGSIAALAVPGIPPVNGIAAAFLVYACLVRLT is encoded by the coding sequence ATGCCGGTGGTCCCGGACCGGAGCACCGCCGGCCAGGCCTTGCGCGGCAGAAAACCCGGAAGGAATTTCACGCGGCAACAGAGATATTCAACCATCGAAAGAACAGCAGTGATCCGGGCAAAGAGAGCCGGCGACGCGGCGGGCCGGAGCGGTACGGAAGATTACCCGCTCTCGGCCGTCCCCGGCGAAGCCCGGCAGGGGTTCTGGCCGATCACCCTGGTGCTGCTCGGGTTTACCTTCTTCTCCGCCACGATGTGGGGCGGCGCGAGGATCGGAGTTGCGTTCCGGTTCTGGCCGGACCTCGTCGGGATCATTCTCTGCGGAAGCGCGATCCTCGCGCTCTACGTCGCCGGCCTCGGATACATCGGCTACAAAAGCGGCTTTTCCACCGTCCTTTCCGCCCGGTTCGCCTTCGGCGATGCAGGCAGCAGGTGGTCCGACGCACTCCTCGGGCTCACCCAGATCGGGTGGTACGCCTGGGGGACCGCGACGGTCACGATCGTTCTCATCCACCTGCTGGATCTCGATGCACGGATCCAGGCGCCCCTGATGATCGTGTTCGGCCTCGTCTTCTGTCTGACGGCGTACATCGGCTGCCGCGGGATTGCAGTCCTTTCGTGGGTCTCGGTCCCGGCGATGCTCCTTCTCATCGCCGCAAGCGCCTCGGTCGCCCTCCAGGATGCCGGGAACGGGGCGGGGCTCCTCCCGCCGGGAACGGCGGGCGCACTCACGGTCGCCGAAGCACTCACGATCGTCGTCGGCACCTTCGTCTCCGGCGGCACCCAGGTCGCCAACTGGACGCGCTTTTCCGGATCCGCGCGGACCGCCGCCGGCTCCGTGCTCCTCGCGTTCTTCTTCGGGAACGGGCTGATGATCGCCGTCGGGGCCGTCGGCGCCGCCGTCTACGGGCTCTCCGACATCGTCGAGGTGCTGGCGGTCCAGGGCCTTCTCTCCGCCGGCATCCTGATGCTCTTCTTGAACATCTGGACGACTCAGGACAACACCATCTACAACTTCTCGGTCGCTGGATGCCACTTCTTCAGGACAGAACAGCGGCGGCTGGTCACCTTCGCCGGCGCCGCCGCGGGAACCCTGTTCGCCCTTCTCGGCATGTACGACTGGCTGATCCCCTACATGGTTCTCCTCGGCGTGCTCATCCCGCCGCTCGGCGGGGTGATCATGGCGGACTTCTTCGTCCGGCACCGGGGGCGCTACCCCGAACTCGCGAAGGCGACCGTTCCCCGGTTCAACCGGCGGGGGCTCGCGGCATACGCTGCCGGCTCCATCGCCGCCCTCGCGGTCCCGGGCATCCCCCCGGTGAACGGGATCGCCGCCGCGTTCCTCGTCTACGCGTGCCTCGTCCGGCTCACATGA
- a CDS encoding ferredoxin-thioredoxin reductase catalytic domain-containing protein, with amino-acid sequence MPDAASDGEIDRFMDDLAREAEAGGYHLNPDREFTRGLVRGLLANRERYGYISCPCRLASGDREDDLDIICPCDYRDPDLTDYGACYCALYVTADVEAGRRAPDPVPERRPGPAERQRQKEERAAAGRAPGALTYPVWRCRVCGYLCARDEPPEICPICRVPRDRFERFM; translated from the coding sequence GTGCCTGACGCTGCGAGCGACGGGGAGATCGATCGCTTCATGGACGACCTCGCCCGCGAGGCGGAGGCAGGCGGTTACCATCTCAACCCGGACCGGGAGTTCACCCGGGGCCTCGTCCGGGGGCTGCTTGCGAACCGGGAACGTTACGGTTACATCTCCTGCCCCTGCAGGCTTGCCTCGGGAGACCGGGAGGACGACCTGGATATCATCTGCCCCTGCGACTACCGCGACCCCGATCTCACCGATTACGGCGCCTGTTACTGCGCCCTCTACGTCACCGCCGATGTGGAGGCCGGCCGCCGCGCCCCCGACCCTGTCCCGGAACGCCGGCCGGGGCCGGCGGAGCGCCAGCGGCAGAAAGAAGAGCGTGCCGCGGCCGGCCGCGCCCCGGGGGCCCTGACGTATCCGGTCTGGCGGTGCCGGGTCTGCGGCTACCTCTGCGCCCGGGATGAGCCGCCCGAGATCTGCCCGATCTGCCGGGTGCCTCGCGACCGGTTCGAGCGGTTCATGTGA
- a CDS encoding glutaredoxin family protein: MQHVPGKDRGRVVLYALSTCGWCARTKELLTDLGVGFSYVYVDLLAGEERDRVVREVERWNPRLSFPTVVIDDARVVVGFREDEIREAVGA, from the coding sequence ATGCAGCATGTGCCCGGAAAAGACCGCGGCAGGGTGGTTCTCTACGCCCTGAGCACCTGCGGCTGGTGCGCCCGAACAAAAGAGCTCCTCACCGACCTCGGCGTCGGGTTCTCGTACGTCTACGTGGACCTGCTCGCGGGCGAGGAGCGGGATCGCGTGGTCCGGGAAGTCGAACGCTGGAACCCACGGCTCTCGTTTCCCACAGTCGTCATCGACGACGCCAGGGTGGTCGTGGGGTTCCGGGAAGACGAGATCCGGGAGGCGGTCGGTGCCTGA
- a CDS encoding MBL fold metallo-hydrolase, with protein sequence MLNDQQWQPVPGTAGAEIYPFLRKPDVTCSNAYLIRTPGEILLIDTGADPGQMNRIMALVDALLRETPRPVILIVTHCHADHCYQAIRDRRFRALPHLSVAAEETGARALEAGDAARTVAELMGWEIEPLPVSLPLLAARDRETLGADGGIALHRQQVPLRSGNTLLIYHTPGHSPDSICIRFGEYLFIGDLLFSTSPGIAGIAGWDQPALLASVGRVRWILAHEPVSLCCPGHGRSIPASAMPGLLDRLQGEAEKMAGVGIFDRERLADSLEHAVDLLQEANRVFAAIAGRLYALAYRLDDLGEAEEARRYQELLESDQIDGFLADFSRFADEFNAGEKFEVQLVLKAVQVIQRVEAHFAGDRLNHVVDASLLRRADRLLADFMNTILGYRDTAHLSAVDLPSVLRDLVAGALTCPFSDAAFIEAADDPAAYRAELVSRLAYLPLFEGVDLVLDGDDDPLSPVLIDRERFCDEVVGILEDMAAAGAREIRLSTRREGDAVGLLIRGSGTLSPRRLRFYRRKFGLCGASLAVTGDGSDLLLLLKPTFS encoded by the coding sequence ATGCTCAACGATCAGCAATGGCAACCGGTACCGGGAACAGCCGGCGCCGAGATCTACCCCTTCCTCCGGAAGCCGGATGTCACCTGCTCGAATGCCTATCTCATCCGGACACCCGGCGAGATCCTGCTCATCGACACCGGGGCGGACCCCGGCCAGATGAACCGGATCATGGCGCTCGTGGATGCCCTCCTCCGGGAAACCCCGCGGCCGGTCATCCTCATCGTCACCCACTGCCACGCCGACCACTGCTACCAGGCAATCCGGGACCGGCGGTTCCGGGCTCTCCCACACCTCTCCGTCGCCGCGGAGGAGACGGGTGCCCGGGCGCTCGAGGCCGGTGATGCGGCCCGGACGGTTGCGGAGCTCATGGGGTGGGAGATCGAGCCGCTCCCGGTCAGCCTCCCCCTTCTTGCCGCCCGCGACCGCGAGACCCTGGGTGCGGACGGCGGCATCGCTCTTCACCGGCAGCAGGTCCCGCTCCGCTCGGGGAACACCCTTCTCATCTATCACACCCCGGGGCATTCGCCCGACAGCATCTGCATCCGTTTCGGCGAGTACCTCTTCATCGGCGACCTCCTCTTCTCCACGAGCCCCGGCATCGCCGGAATTGCCGGGTGGGACCAGCCGGCGCTGCTTGCGTCCGTAGGAAGGGTCCGGTGGATCCTCGCCCACGAACCGGTGAGCCTCTGCTGCCCGGGCCACGGCAGGAGCATCCCGGCCTCGGCGATGCCGGGGCTCCTCGACCGGCTGCAGGGGGAGGCGGAGAAGATGGCGGGCGTCGGCATCTTCGACCGGGAACGGCTCGCCGACTCACTGGAGCACGCCGTCGACCTGCTCCAGGAGGCCAACCGGGTCTTTGCGGCGATTGCGGGGCGCCTCTACGCCCTTGCGTATCGCCTCGACGACCTCGGCGAGGCAGAAGAGGCCCGGCGTTACCAGGAACTCCTGGAGTCCGATCAGATCGATGGCTTTCTTGCCGACTTTTCACGGTTTGCCGACGAGTTCAACGCCGGGGAGAAGTTCGAGGTCCAGCTCGTCCTCAAGGCCGTCCAGGTGATCCAGCGGGTCGAGGCACACTTCGCGGGTGACCGGCTCAACCACGTCGTCGATGCGTCGCTCCTCCGCCGGGCCGACCGCCTGCTTGCCGACTTCATGAACACGATCCTGGGCTACCGGGACACCGCGCACCTCTCCGCTGTCGACCTCCCGTCGGTGCTGCGCGACCTGGTCGCCGGAGCCCTGACGTGTCCGTTCTCGGACGCGGCATTCATCGAGGCAGCGGACGATCCGGCGGCGTACCGGGCGGAACTCGTCTCCCGGCTCGCCTACCTCCCGCTCTTCGAGGGCGTCGATCTCGTTCTCGACGGAGACGATGACCCGCTCTCGCCGGTGCTGATCGACCGGGAACGGTTCTGCGACGAGGTCGTCGGTATCCTCGAGGATATGGCGGCCGCCGGCGCCCGGGAGATCCGGCTCTCCACCCGGCGGGAGGGGGATGCGGTCGGGCTCCTGATCCGGGGTTCCGGCACTCTCTCTCCCCGGAGGCTCCGGTTCTACCGGCGGAAGTTCGGACTCTGCGGGGCGTCGCTGGCGGTCACCGGGGATGGCTCCGATCTTCTTCTCCTCCTCAAACCCACTTTCTCCTGA